Proteins found in one Haloferax litoreum genomic segment:
- the cas2 gene encoding CRISPR-associated endonuclease Cas2 — MYVVLVYDMEADRTQKMLRLSRRYLTHVQNSVLEGEISAGDLEELRGHIEALLKDGESVVLYELSSDSLLNRTVYGEDPTEDSRFI, encoded by the coding sequence CTCGTGTACGACATGGAAGCAGATCGTACTCAGAAGATGCTCCGTCTTTCGCGGCGATACCTCACTCATGTTCAAAACTCAGTCCTTGAGGGAGAGATATCGGCCGGCGATCTCGAAGAACTCCGCGGACATATCGAAGCCTTGCTAAAAGACGGGGAATCAGTCGTCTTGTACGAATTGTCTTCAGACTCATTACTCAACCGGACGGTCTACGGCGAAGATCCGACTGAGGATTCCAGGTTCATCTGA